One genomic segment of Manis pentadactyla isolate mManPen7 chromosome 1, mManPen7.hap1, whole genome shotgun sequence includes these proteins:
- the NPY1R gene encoding neuropeptide Y receptor type 1: MNSTLFSQVENHSIFCNFSENSQFFAFENDDCHLPLAMIFTLALAYGAVIILGVSGNLALIVIILKQKEMRNVTNILIVNLSFSDLLVAIMCLPFTFVYTLMDHWVFGEAMCKLNPFVQCVSVTVSIFSLVLIAVERHQLIVNPRGWRPSNRHAYVGIAVIWVLAVVSSLPFLIYQVLTDEPFQNVTLDAFKDKYVCFDKFPSDSHRLSYTTLLLVLQYFGPLCFIFICYFKIYIRLKRRNNMMDKMRDNKYRSSETKRINVMLLSIVAAFAVCWLPLTIFNTVFDWNHQIIATCNHNLLFLLCHLTAMISTCVNPIFYGFLNKNFQRDLQFFFNFCDFRSRDDDYETIAMSTMHTDVSKTSLKQASPVALKKIDDNEKI; the protein is encoded by the exons ATGAATTCAACATTGTTTTCCCAGGTTGAAAATCACTCTATCTTCTGTAATTTTTCAGAGAACTCTCAgttttttgcttttgaaaatgatGATTGTCATCTGCCCTTGGCCATGATATTTACATTAGCTCTTGCTTATGGGGCCGTGATAATTCTTGGGGTCTCTGGGAACCTGGCCTTGATTGTAATCATCCTGAAACAAAAGGAGATGAGAAACGTCACCAACATCCTGATCGTGAACCTTTCCTTCTCGGACTTGCTCGTTGCCATCATGTGTCTCCCCTTCACGTTtgtctacacgctgatggaccaCTGGGTTTTTGGTGAGGCGATGTGCAAGTTGAATCCTTTCGTGCAATGTGTTTCAGTCACTGTGTCCATCTTCTCTCTGGTTCTCATTGCTGTGGAACGACATCAGCTGATCGTAAATCCGAGAGGGTGGAGACCCAGCAACAGACATGCTTACGTGGGCATTgctgtcatttgggtccttgctGTGGTTTCTTCTCTGCCCTTCCTGATCTATCAGGTATTGACCGATGAGCCGTTCCAAAATGTAACACTTGATGCATTCAAGGACAAATACGTGTGCTTTGACAAATTTCCATCAGACTCTCATCGGTTGTCTTACACCACTCTCCTCTTGGTACTGCAGTATTTTGGCCCACTCTGTTTTATATTCATCTGCTACTTCAAG ATATATATACGCTTAAAAAGGAGAAACAACATGATGGACAAGATGAGAGATAATAAGTACaggtccagtgaaaccaaaagaaTCAACGTCATGCTGCTGTCCATCGTGGCGGCGTTTGCGGTCTGCTGGCTGCCCCTTACCATCTTTAACACTGTGTTTGATTGGAATCATCAGATCATTGCTACATGCAATCATAATCTGTTATTCCTGCTCTGCCACCTAACAGCAATGATATCCACCTGTGTCAACCCCATATTTTATGGATTCCTGAACAAAAATTTTCAGAGAGATTTGCAGTTCTTCTTCAACTTTTGTGATTTCCGATCTCGGGATGATGACTATGAGACAATAGCCATGTCTACCATGCACACAGATGTTTCTAAGACTTCTTTGAAGCAAGCAAGCCCagtggcattaaaaaaaatcgaTGATAATGAAAAAATCTGA